CGATTTTCGTCACAGGCCAGCATCCCTTGTCCGCGCGCCATGTCCAGCGCGCCTATGGCGGCTGCGCCGCCGCCCAGGCCCAGATGTTCCTGGCGTTCGAGGGCGGAATGACCGGCCATGTCGAGAGCAGCTGGGTCGCCTCGGAGCGGCGGCGGCTGGCGGTGGCGACGCTCGACGGCAAGATCGTCAAGCTCGACGAATTGACCGCCAAGGTCAGCGTCTATGACACGACGCCCGTGGCGAGCCTCGCCAACGAAAACTTCAGCGCGGTCAAGACCGCGGAATATAAGATCGACGCCCATGACGCGCTGGCCGACGAGCTTTCGACCTTCGCCCGCTTCATCCGCGACGGCGGCTTTCCCGAGGAAAACGCCAGGATCGCGCGCTCCGTGGTCCACGCCATCGAAATCAGCCAGGACCTCGGCGCCTATCCCTAGACGCGCTGTCCACAGGCGCATGCGCGGCAAAGCTTGCTAAAGCTGAGATTTGTGGAAACCTTGGCGCACACGGTCGCGTCAAGTGATTCGTCGATGTGCGGGCGGCCGTCGGTGAGCGTTTTCATCCAGCGCGAAAGGCTGCCTCGATGATCGTGGGCGTGCTGAACCAGAAGGGCGGCGTCGGCAAGACGACGATCGCCGTCAATCTCGCATCCTGTTTCAGCCGATCCGGCCGGCGCGTGCTGCTGGTGGACGCCGATCCCCAGGGCAGCGCCCTGGCCTGGTCGGCGGCGCGGCAGGTCGATCCCGATTTCGTCGTGGTCGGCATGGCCAAGCCGACCCTGCATCGCGAAATGCCGACGCTGGCGAAAAATTACGACATGGTGGTGATCGACGGCGCGCCGCGCGTCAACGAACTCGGCCGGGCGGCGATCATGGCCAGCGACCTCGTGCTGATCCCTGTGCAGCCCTCGCCCTATGACGTCTGGGCCGCCGCCGAAACGGTCCAGCTCATCCGCGAGGCGCGCCAATTCAAAGACTCTTTGCGCGCGGCTTTCCTCATCAACCGCAAGATCGCCAATACCGCGATCGGGCGCGATTTCCATGCCGCTCTGGCGCAATTCCCGGAGACGCCGGTGCTCGACGCCGCCCTCATCCAGCGCGTCGTCTTCGCCGAAAGCGCCGCGCGCGGCCTGTCTGTTCTGGAAGTCGCGCCGCGCGGCGAGGCCGCGCGCGAGCTGCAGCGTCTGGCCGAT
This genomic interval from Candidatus Rhodoblastus alkanivorans contains the following:
- the parA gene encoding ParA family partition ATPase — encoded protein: MIVGVLNQKGGVGKTTIAVNLASCFSRSGRRVLLVDADPQGSALAWSAARQVDPDFVVVGMAKPTLHREMPTLAKNYDMVVIDGAPRVNELGRAAIMASDLVLIPVQPSPYDVWAAAETVQLIREARQFKDSLRAAFLINRKIANTAIGRDFHAALAQFPETPVLDAALIQRVVFAESAARGLSVLEVAPRGEAARELQRLADLIIADKERQAA